A single Symbiobacterium thermophilum IAM 14863 DNA region contains:
- a CDS encoding ExeA family protein, producing MLAEFFGFRVLPFSKEIPTTDLFPCAQHQELLARLQYCVRHRAFGLITGEVGSGKTTAIRTLYDLLDRSRNPFVYIADSKLTPTAFYRDVLTQLGVAAPYHFLSREARRLFEQTILDGYRLHGLQPVIVLDEAHLLPHAMLQEVRFLLNFHLDSACPMTFLLVGQSELRGMLRLRTFEAIAHRVQVRYHLGPLSEEESVAYIRHHLRRTGVDHDIFSEQALQKIAAESRGLPRVINTLCTNCLLDACSREQRFVDEANVDRVLFELQDLQTAKGSSPW from the coding sequence GTGCTGGCCGAGTTCTTTGGCTTTCGCGTCCTGCCCTTCAGCAAGGAGATCCCGACCACCGACCTGTTTCCGTGTGCACAGCACCAGGAGCTGCTGGCCAGGCTCCAGTACTGCGTGCGCCACCGGGCGTTCGGCCTCATCACCGGTGAGGTGGGATCCGGCAAGACCACTGCGATCCGTACCCTGTACGACCTGCTGGATCGCAGCCGGAATCCGTTTGTCTACATTGCCGACTCCAAGCTCACGCCCACGGCCTTTTACCGCGACGTGCTCACCCAGCTCGGTGTCGCCGCACCCTACCACTTCCTGAGCCGAGAGGCCCGCCGGCTGTTTGAGCAGACCATCCTGGACGGCTACCGGCTGCACGGGCTGCAGCCCGTCATCGTCTTGGACGAGGCCCATCTGCTGCCGCACGCCATGCTGCAGGAAGTGCGGTTCCTGCTCAACTTCCACCTGGATTCGGCCTGTCCCATGACCTTTCTGCTGGTGGGCCAGTCCGAACTGCGCGGCATGCTCCGCCTGCGCACCTTCGAAGCCATCGCCCACCGCGTTCAGGTGCGGTACCATCTGGGGCCGCTGAGCGAGGAAGAAAGCGTCGCGTACATCCGGCACCATCTGCGCCGGACGGGTGTCGACCACGACATCTTCTCGGAACAGGCGCTGCAGAAGATCGCCGCCGAGTCCCGCGGGCTTCCCCGGGTCATTAACACACTCTGCACCAACTGCCTGCTGGACGCCTGCTCCCGTGAACAGCGCTTTGTGGACGAGGCCAATGTCGACCGGGTTCTCTTTGAGCTGCAGGATCTGCAGACCGCCAAGGGCAGCAGCCCGTGGTAA